The window TATATAATCCTGCTGCTTTGCATATTCTCGTTTATAGGTCTCCTGCCTCTGCTCTTTTAGAACCAGGTACTTGGAATAATTACCTGGATAGTTTTCTATCCCTGAGCATTTCAATTCAAGGGTTACATTAGTTACCTGGTCAAGAAAATATCTATCATGGGACACAAGGAGGATGGCACCAGTATAGTTTACTAGATATCCTTCAAGCCATTCTACGGCCTTTAAATCAAGATAGTTTGTTGGTTCATCCAGTATTAACAGCTCAGGATTGCGAATTAGAATCCTGGCAAGGGATATTCTAGTTTTTTGTCCACCGCTAAAGGTGCTCAAGCTTCTGTTAAAATCCTCCTCCTGAAACCCTAATCCAATGAGGACTCCCCTGATTTTACTTTCAAAGCTGTAGCCGCCTTCTCTTTCATAGAGTTCAACAGAACTAGAGTAGGAACCCATTACCATTGCTAGTTTTTTTGGATCATTATATACCTCTGGCAGGGACATTTTTTTCTGGTATTTATTTATCTCCTGTCTAAGCTTTAATATATCACTATATTCCTCCAGGACATGGTCAATTAGGGTTTTTTCTCCTTCTAGTATGCTGGTGGATTGGGGAAGGTACCCCACCCTTACACCTTTCCCAAGGGTAACAGTACCTTTATCTAAAGGCTCATCTTCAACTATGACCTTTATCAAGGTAGATTTACCCACACCATTTGGCCCTACAAGTCCAACCTTTTCTCCCTGGCTTACTACAAAGGATACATTTTCAAATATATTATCTACTCCATAGCTTTTAGCTAGGTTGTTACATTGAAGTACAATCATACGGTACACCTCGCTTTACCTATAACATTTTACCTCAAAATCCAAGTATTTGCACCGAAAATCCGAAAATACAAAAAGGAATGGAAAATGCAAATAAGAGACCTAAAGGCCTCTTAGAAAAAGCTTTTAAACTCATCCTCTTTAAATCCGGCAACTAACCTTTCTCCATCTGTAAGTATGGGTCGATACATGATCTTGGGATTTTTCTGTAAAGCCTTTATGGCACCAGGTTCATCTAGTTTGTTTAAATCCAGCTCCATCTCCTTGAAATTTCTGCTCTTGGGATTAATTAGCTCTACCACTGTCCCACTCTTTAATTTTGCCAGGCTTTTTAATTCCTCTTCATTTAATGGTTCCTTTACAATATCTCTATCAATAAATTCTATACCTTTTTCGGAAAGCCACGCTTTCCCTTTACGACAAGTAGCTCAATTACTTACACAATAATACGTATATTTCGACATGAAATCACTCCTAAAGCATCTTTAAGTTATCTTGCTATATTATACCACCTTTGAAAAAATGTTTTAATTGACCCGACCCCAGTCCATGATTACATACTCCACGCCAAAGTCAATTAGTTTTTTGGCAGTTTCTTTATCTTTTACTGTAAATGGTATAACCTGCAGTCCCTGTTCCAGGCATTCTTTTACCATTTGTTCTGTTACAGATGGGAAAAAGGGATGAAGTGAATAGGCTTTAAGGTTCCTGCCATATTCCCAGGGATCAACCAGCCCTGCGTAATATAAAACACCAATTCTAGCATCCTCACTGATTTCTTTAATTTTTAAGAGACTATAGTGGTTAAAAGAAGAGAGAATAGTTCTATCTAGTAAACCACATTTTTTTACTGCTTTAAGAACCCTTTCTTCCAATCCTGGATACTGGATGATGCCTGATTTTAGCTCAATGTTTATTATGAATTCCCTCTGACCTATTAATTCCAGGACCTCCTCAAGCACTGGGATCTTTACGCCGCTGTACTTTTCTGCAAACCAACTGCCAGCATCAAGATTTTTTATTTCCTCCAGGGTCATATCCTTTACCAGGCCTTTTCCGTTAGTAGTCCTGTCTACCCTTTCATCATGGATTACAATTAAATGGCCATCTTTAGACATCTGCACATCCAGCTCAATACCAGCTAACCCCTGTTCTACAGCTGCAGCAAATGCCGACATGGTATTTTCTGGAGCCGTTAAAGAAACTCCTCTATGGGCAAGGATTTTTTCCTTCACATCAAATCCCTCCAAATATTTTTTTATCAACCCTTCATTACCCCCAGGGGACTTAACTTGACCAACGGTTTGACCAGGTCCTTCTGGTTATTCATGACCTCTTCAATATCCTTATAGGCCATGGGAGCCTCAGAATAATCTCCCTTCCAGCCTTTAAAAACAATACCTTCCATTGCCTCATTTGCCATTTCCTCTGTAAAGACACGGTTAGCCTGCTTTCTTCCAATCACCCTTCCCGCTCCGTGGGAGCAGGACATGAAGCTCTCTGGATTCCCCAGCCCCTCGACAATGTACGAGGGAGTACCCATGGAACCAGGGATAATTCCCAACTCATATTGTCTAGCACTTGTGGCTCCCTTACGGTGCAGTACAACTTCCTCGCCATAATGGGTTTCAATGGCTGCGTAATTATGATGAATATCAATTTTTTGCAGGATTTTCTTTGAAGAAGTCACCTCCCGAAAAATACCATAAAAGGCATCAAAAAGCATTTCCCTGTTAGCCTTTGCAAATTTCAGGCAGTAATTCATGGCATCAAAATATTCCCTGCCTACCTCAGAATTAATCTCCAGGGGTGCCAGGTCATAGCTTTTGGGAATTAGATTAGTTCTCTCATTAATCTTTTTTGCAATCTTGTTGTAGTAGTTAGCCACTTTATATCCCAGGTTCCTGCTTCCAGAGTGAACCATGAGCCATATATGACCATCACTTCCACTTTCAATGCTGCAGAAATGATTCCCCGAGCCAAGGGTGCCAATTTGACATCTAGCAGAATTAAACTCTTGATTAAAAATCTTTGTACCAGGAAAACGTTTGAAGCCTTCCCAGTCCTGGGGTTTTTTGTGATGGCTAAAGCCAGCTGGAATAGATTTGTGGGCCTTATTAATAATCTCTTTAATACTGTCCCTGCATATTTTTGTAATATCAGTTTTAGCTGCCATGACTCCACAGCCAATGTCGACTCCTACAGCATTTGGAATTATCATGCCCCTACACGCTAACACTCCCCCAATAGGCATTCCATATCCCTCATGGGCATCGGCCATAATGGCAATATGTTTGAAGGCAAAAGGCAGCTTAGACAGATTTTGGGCCTGCAGCAGAGCCCCCTTTTCTATATCAGCAGCCCACGATTTAATGGGTATCGGTCCTAGATTTAAAATTTTCATGGAATCACCTCTATTTTGTCAATTTGTCAAGCCTGACCCTAACCTAAATCTGTAGATTGACGTAGTTAATGTCCTCGGGGCTAGGGCCAGGGATAAAATCAAGAACAGTTTCTATGGCTTCTACTTTGGTTGTTATTTTTAAGTCCTGGTAACCAGCACCAAGTAGTGCAAGTTTTAGTGTTTCTATTTCAGAATTTACTATTGCTTCGTTATGCTCATCAGCACAGCTTATGTTAATATTCAAGAAGGAATTCTTATAGGATAACTTAAACCACAAGCTTCCTGCAGCCTTGGAGGTAATTTTAACTGCCAAAAAGCATTGCTCGGGAGATATTTTGGATTTTTTTTGATTTTGTGTCAGCAGGTAGATATGATTATCAAGTATAGACCACCCATAAATATTATAATTCCCAAGAATCTGGGTTTCTCTGCTGTTTAAAAACTGAAAGAAAAGTGCCTCCTCTCTTTTATCCAACTGTCCCTTGAAAAAGTTATACAACCTTAAAAGGCTTTCTGTATCACCCTCTATGTTTAGTGTTCTAAGCCAGGTACCCAATTGAATTAGCTTTAAGGGTTTTTGACCTATAAACTCTTGTCCAACCCTTAGCCTATCATTAGAATTTAGGTTATCCACAAGGTCATGAGTATTTTTAGGAACGATAACGGTATCAAGCCTTTCATATAATCTACTAAACTCTAAAACTGTCTCCCTGCTTAAGGGTAATCTTAGCCTTACCATTTGTTTAATAATTTCTTCCATAGTTTCATTGGTTTTAAGTCCCAAGGCCCTTGCAATACCCTGCTCTGGTCTTAGCAAGGTATTGTCTTCATTGACAATTTTTAACCTGATTTCCTGGGGACTAATGCCTTGAATCAAGAGCCGCAGCTGCTGCCCTTGTTTAACATAGGCCTGGGCTTTTGCTTCTATAAGATGAGTTCCTATTTTTAATAAAAGTTCATTGCCTTTTACTTCTAAAACATTGGCCCATAGCAATTGACCAGCTCTAACATTTAAGACTGACCCTACTTTCTCTGTTTTATTAATAAAAATGCTTCCCAACTGGTTTATATCCAATTTAATCCCTATCCCCTAAAAAGTATTTATTAAAACTTCTATTTTTATTGTCAAGCTTCCAGACGAAGGCCAGAATATGCGCAACAGCCTGGTAGAGCTCAGGAGGAATCTCAGATCCTATTTCCATTGATGCCAGCATATCAGCAAGGGCTTGATCTTCATGAACATGAATGCCTTCCTCTTTAGCCTTTTTTACAATATTTTCAGCAGTTATTCCCTTTCCAGCAGCAATTACAACTGGAGCATCATCCTCAGTTTGTACATATTTTAATGCCGCGGCCAGCTTTATGGGCTTTTTGGATAATTTTTTCATTTTGTTCACCTGCTTGCATTAATTAAAGAGCTCATGTATAATAATAGGTGCAATAAAGAAAAACTATAAACAATCCTGCTAAGTTCGTGTTAGTGCCGGGCATTTTGAAACCAACACTAAAACATTGGGAGTTTGGCGTCTGGTTGAGTATGAAATGCCTTCTAGGAAAGGAACTCAGAATCAACTAGCAGAACACCCACCTGCGTAGGCAGGTTTCTCAAAATTCCGGCAAACGGCTGGAGCGGGAGATGCAACTCAACCCTGGGCAATATGCTCAGGGTTTTTTATTTTGTATTAATTCTCCAAAAATGCCCAAAAACCTTTTAAAAAATTGTGTAAAAAAGCTAGTCTATAGATTAATTGTCTAATAGACTAGCTCCTTGTTTAAGCTTTTAGATCTTAGAATAGAATTCCCTTTGGTGTAGGCAGGTATAAAAACACTCCAAAGGCAAGATATAATGTTAAAACAGCTCCTATTCCAAATAGGATCAATTTGTGTAAATACTTAATTCCCTTTTTGCCGCTATATACTACCATGCGATACCCTATATAAATCATGAGTAAAAATGTTACAGCATAGAAGCCTAACGTCTTGGCAAGCACAATAGCTGCTACTGTGGCTATGGATATTTCCCCCACAACCTTCCATGGTATCCATTTAGGAGTGTCACTATAAACAAGAGTTGCAAATATTATCTGTACAACAGCTACTATTCCCAGGAACACAAAAGTTACAGTTGGGAAAATCGCCGCTTCTTTTGAGAGATTTGTCAAATATAACTGCCAGGTTAATATACAGATTGCAAGGAGCACCATTCCCAGTATGGCATCTTGGGAAAGTATTCCCCTTGTTGCCTTTAACTCCTTATTAACCTTCTCATCACCCTTACCGTTAACAGCTTTGGCCATTTTCTCCTTTTTAAGTCTATTTCTTTCCATCCAAATAGTGCTAGCAACTACAGCCAAAATGATAGCTATTACCCCTAGTGATATGGGTCGGGAGAAAAAATAGTGCCAGACTCCATCCTTGGCTAAGCCTATTCTCATTCCTAATAAAAAGTTTTCTTCAGCTATGCGGCCAAGTATTAGTCCCAAAACAGCCGGGGCAGGTAATATACCTATTTTCAAAAAGAAATATCCTATAACCCCAAGAGCCAGCATTACATAAATATCAAAAAAGTTATTGTTTACCGCAAAGGAACCAAATAAGCACAGCGCAATGACAGAGGGACCCAAATAAAACTCCTTAACCTTCAAAATATGAGCTGCATAGTTAAGTATGACAATTGCAACAAAAAGCAGGGCTATTTGTGATAATAGGAAGGCTGCCATAAATGTAAAGGTTATTTCACCGTTTATTGAAAAAAGCAAGGGACCTGGCCACAAGCCATGTATTAATAGCCCCCCGAGTAATACTGCTGCAGTTGGACTTCCTGGAATACCAAGGGTAAGCAATGGTATCAATGAACCACCAACAGTAGCATTATTGGCACATTCAGGAGCAATTACACCCTCAATCTTACCTGTACCATATTCTGAAGGGTCCTTTGAAAACCTTTTTACCTGATCGTAAGCAACTATACCCCCTACTTGACCACCGGCACCAGGTATGATGCCAAGGATGGTTCCAAGAATACCTGTAAATAGCTGCAGTTTTTTAAACTTTAACCATGTTTCTTTATAAAGGGACCATATGTCTCCCTTTATAGTTGGTGCCTGGATTATTTGCTTTTCACCGCTTTTCATAATATTTTCAAAGTATATTAAGACCTGGGAAAATGCAAAGAAGCCTACCAGAGCAGGTATCAGGTTAATTCCACCCCACAAATCCATAATGCCAAAGGTAAATCTTGGCTCTCCTGTGCTTGGTGAAGTTCCAATTATCCCTAACCACACTCCAAAACCACCACTAATCAACCCTTTAATTAGCTCCTTGCCAGTTCCCAAGCTTGCAATAATAACTAAACCAAAAACTGCCACCCAGAACTTCTCGGCTGCTCCAAATTTTAACGCTACCACAGCTAATAATGGAGCAAAAATCAGCAAGGCAACAGCACTAATAAATCCTCCATGGGCAGATGCCATTGCAGATGCCAAAAGGGCTTTTCTGCCTTCACCCTTTTGGGCCATGGGATACCCGTCAAATAGGGTTGCAATATTTGCTGGTGCTCCAGGTATATTAAGTAATATGGCGGAGATAGATCCGCCATAAACTGCTCCTGTATATACACCTGCTAGAACTGTTAATCCTTCTACCGGAGTCATTACAAAGGTAAAAGGAACAAGAAGAGCAACGCCCATTGTTGGGCTAAAGCCTGGTAATGCTCCAATAACAATGCCGCCGGCAAGAGATACAACAATAAGCATTAACAACATTGGATCTGCTAAATGACTAAATCCGTACAATAAGTGTTCGAGCACTAAAAAGTCACCCCTCTTTATAATGTTTTAAACCTGCTTAGCAGTTTCAGTCATAGCAACTTTGTGTCATTAGCAGTCCTTTAGTAGGTATTATTGCTTCCTATCTAAGTCCTTGCTACCCCACTCCTCCTTCATAAGCTTTGATTATGCTTTTAATAAATATCATTAATGCTGTATCTAATTATACATGGTGCTACAGTTTAGTAAAATAGTCTTTTTTTATCTATCAAACGCAGATAAGATTTTTTTATACCTGATTTTATTCTGCTCCAATGTCGATTTATTGGAGCTTGACACTTCCTCTTTAAACGACCACATCCTCCTTTTTCCATTAATTAGTGGTGTCGCGAAGGGCATAAAAGTCTGGTAATGCAAAATAAATAAGCCCTGAATAGGGCTTGTCAAAGGGAGTGAGTAAATCTTTTATATTTAAAAGAGGAGGTTGTGTTGTTGAACTAATTATCCCATGAAAGTATTAAGTAAAGGTTAAGGTGAGTTTAATTAAGGTTAAAAGTTTCCCAATTAGGCAAGAATCTCTTATGAAAGGAGGCAGCCAGCTAAAAATGAAAATTGGTATTCCCAGAGCAATAACCTATTACTGGTTTTATCCCTTTTGGAAATCATATTTTGGCAATTTAAATATTGAAACAATAGTTTCACCACCTACAAATAAAGAGATTTTAGATGCTGGACTAAAGCTCGCTGTGGATGAAGCCTGCCTTCCGGTAAAAATTTTTTTAGGCCATACGGCACATTTAATAAATGAGACCGATTTTATTTTTGTTCCCGGTATTAAAAGTACAGAGCCTAAAAGATATTATTGTCCACAAATTATTGCTTTGCCGGAAACCACCAGGATGACTTTTAATAAACAAGTCTTTTTAACACCAGAAATCAATTCCTATGATGGAGAGCTAAAATGGAAGGACAACTATTATGATTTTGCCTTAAAGCTTGGATATAGTCATGCCATGGCCAGAAAAGCAGTTGAAAAAGCCTGCATGAGCTTTGACGGGATTCAGCATTTTGACGATAGTCAACATCATGAAGCTAAAGCAGACTGTGGAAAAAATTTGTCTTCTGCCGGCACTTTAAAAATTGCCTTAATAGGACATCCTTACTTAATAAATGATCCCTTCATTAACTTTGACCTTAAAAAGAAGCTTATGGATTATGGTGCAGTCATTAAAACTCCCCAGGAGCTTTCTCCAGGCCAGGTTAATGCTCATACAATATTATTAAAGAAGGATTTGTTTTGGAGCTATCCCAGAAACATGGTAGCTGCATCTGCCCATTATTCAAAAGAAGACGTTGTAGATGGCTTTATTCTTCTCAGCAGTTTTGGCTGCGGTACTAATGCAATTATAGAGCCTTATATATTAAAGGAAGCTGAAAAACTGCCCCTTATAACAATTACTCTGGATGAGCATACAAGTCCAACAGGCATACAAACCAGGTTGGAAGCCTTTATAAACATGATTGAATTCAATTTGAACAAATAGCAGCAGGTATATGAGACCTTACCCTTAACAAGCTCCCAACAATAAAGCTATCTCCGGCTTTGTTGTATAGTTATTTTTAGTATTAAAATTAGCAGATCCATTTGAGTTCCAAATGGATCTGCTTCAGCAAAACACAGATTATTCCCGATGATCTGCTATTTCTTATCCAAGATCTCATTGGACCCAGAAGAGTCTTGATTCACAGGCGATTCGCCAGACGTGGGCCGCAGTACTGCACCTATACTGGCTGGTGCAACCATTTGTACATATCTGGCTTGCCAACCAGTATGCTCCTGTCTGGTCGGCAAAGTAAAGGCTTCTTTTCTGGCAGCCAACTCCTGCTGCGGCACCAACAGATCCAGAGTGCCTGTTTCCAGGTCATAAGAAATCAAGTCGCCATTCTTAACCAGGGCAATTGGTCCACCGTTGGCAGCTTCGGGACAAACGTGGCCGATACAGGCTCCCCTGGTTCCGCCGGAAAAGCGTCCGTCGGTAACCAATGCCACTGACTCACCTAATCCCATCCCTACCAGTGCTGCCGTGGGTCCCAGCATCTCCATAA of the Desulfitibacter alkalitolerans DSM 16504 genome contains:
- a CDS encoding glycerophosphodiester phosphodiesterase, whose translation is MKEKILAHRGVSLTAPENTMSAFAAAVEQGLAGIELDVQMSKDGHLIVIHDERVDRTTNGKGLVKDMTLEEIKNLDAGSWFAEKYSGVKIPVLEEVLELIGQREFIINIELKSGIIQYPGLEERVLKAVKKCGLLDRTILSSFNHYSLLKIKEISEDARIGVLYYAGLVDPWEYGRNLKAYSLHPFFPSVTEQMVKECLEQGLQVIPFTVKDKETAKKLIDFGVEYVIMDWGRVN
- a CDS encoding RtcB family protein; the encoded protein is MKILNLGPIPIKSWAADIEKGALLQAQNLSKLPFAFKHIAIMADAHEGYGMPIGGVLACRGMIIPNAVGVDIGCGVMAAKTDITKICRDSIKEIINKAHKSIPAGFSHHKKPQDWEGFKRFPGTKIFNQEFNSARCQIGTLGSGNHFCSIESGSDGHIWLMVHSGSRNLGYKVANYYNKIAKKINERTNLIPKSYDLAPLEINSEVGREYFDAMNYCLKFAKANREMLFDAFYGIFREVTSSKKILQKIDIHHNYAAIETHYGEEVVLHRKGATSARQYELGIIPGSMGTPSYIVEGLGNPESFMSCSHGAGRVIGRKQANRVFTEEMANEAMEGIVFKGWKGDYSEAPMAYKDIEEVMNNQKDLVKPLVKLSPLGVMKG
- a CDS encoding EscU/YscU/HrcU family type III secretion system export apparatus switch protein, which encodes MKKLSKKPIKLAAALKYVQTEDDAPVVIAAGKGITAENIVKKAKEEGIHVHEDQALADMLASMEIGSEIPPELYQAVAHILAFVWKLDNKNRSFNKYFLGDRD
- a CDS encoding tripartite tricarboxylate transporter permease; translated protein: MLEHLLYGFSHLADPMLLMLIVVSLAGGIVIGALPGFSPTMGVALLVPFTFVMTPVEGLTVLAGVYTGAVYGGSISAILLNIPGAPANIATLFDGYPMAQKGEGRKALLASAMASAHGGFISAVALLIFAPLLAVVALKFGAAEKFWVAVFGLVIIASLGTGKELIKGLISGGFGVWLGIIGTSPSTGEPRFTFGIMDLWGGINLIPALVGFFAFSQVLIYFENIMKSGEKQIIQAPTIKGDIWSLYKETWLKFKKLQLFTGILGTILGIIPGAGGQVGGIVAYDQVKRFSKDPSEYGTGKIEGVIAPECANNATVGGSLIPLLTLGIPGSPTAAVLLGGLLIHGLWPGPLLFSINGEITFTFMAAFLLSQIALLFVAIVILNYAAHILKVKEFYLGPSVIALCLFGSFAVNNNFFDIYVMLALGVIGYFFLKIGILPAPAVLGLILGRIAEENFLLGMRIGLAKDGVWHYFFSRPISLGVIAIILAVVASTIWMERNRLKKEKMAKAVNGKGDEKVNKELKATRGILSQDAILGMVLLAICILTWQLYLTNLSKEAAIFPTVTFVFLGIVAVVQIIFATLVYSDTPKWIPWKVVGEISIATVAAIVLAKTLGFYAVTFLLMIYIGYRMVVYSGKKGIKYLHKLILFGIGAVLTLYLAFGVFLYLPTPKGILF
- a CDS encoding acyl-CoA dehydratase activase-related protein, with amino-acid sequence MKIGIPRAITYYWFYPFWKSYFGNLNIETIVSPPTNKEILDAGLKLAVDEACLPVKIFLGHTAHLINETDFIFVPGIKSTEPKRYYCPQIIALPETTRMTFNKQVFLTPEINSYDGELKWKDNYYDFALKLGYSHAMARKAVEKACMSFDGIQHFDDSQHHEAKADCGKNLSSAGTLKIALIGHPYLINDPFINFDLKKKLMDYGAVIKTPQELSPGQVNAHTILLKKDLFWSYPRNMVAASAHYSKEDVVDGFILLSSFGCGTNAIIEPYILKEAEKLPLITITLDEHTSPTGIQTRLEAFINMIEFNLNK